The following DNA comes from Salvelinus namaycush isolate Seneca chromosome 39, SaNama_1.0, whole genome shotgun sequence.
ACAATTACCAAACATTTCTTGAGAAGCATAGGTCATGTAGAGAAAGCCATCGTCATCTTTATGGTCCTTGTAGACTTGCGCCATGGTAAGAGACATGCTGGCCAGGCCACTATTATTGATGAGCAGGTAGAACGCTTGACTCTGCATCAGAGACATACGATTTCTGAAACGAGAACGTGCAGAAAGTATTGACAGGACGTAATCAAATGTAGAAATTATCTTGCACAAACTCAAGTAATGACAGTCGCGCGCGGCACTCGAGGCTGATTCATAGCAGGTGATAACCAAGTTTGAAATTATGCACGAGTTCAACCAAACATTGAAGACATGATTTAAGTCATGTTAAGCCACGTTAAATAATCACATTTTCAGCAAAACGTTTCTCAAAGGAGACAAACCTTATAATGGTGACAAACTGAGTCATGGAAAGTTCTTGGGGGACCAGGAATTTCGTTTTATCAAGAGGCGGCAAGTACTTCTCCCGTTGATACCTTTCAATTATCACCTGTGTGTGGGTGGAAAGATCACTTTTAGAAGGTGCAAATTCAATGGAACTTCAGGGTAGAATACGGTTTTAGAAATAAGCGAACTTACCGGAATTTTAGTTGGAAACTTTGTTCGGATCCCCGCGACCTCCTGTTTTCTCGTGGCTGTTTGGGATGGAAAACGTGGATGAGATTATAAAGCAACGCATAGCCTAACACATGCAAAGCAATACATTCAATAATCACCAAAGCTTTTTCTCTGCTTGAAGGACTTGGGGTGCTGTGGTTTCTCAAATGGAGGCATCATGTGGGCAAGTGGCTCCTCTCTTCAATTCCTGCTGTCTGATCTAGGCTATAACATTTAACCATGTAGATCAGCCAACAGAAATTAAATAGTGTGGTTGCAGTGACGTATCACCTGATTACCATGGGGTTGTGTCAGCACGCTTCATATGGCTAATGAATTGACCGTGCGTAATGACTCGGCTGTGTGTAAAACCAATCCAAATGGTTAAGATCTAATAAATGACCTGATTGTAATGTTTCATGTAATTGATGTTTGAAAATAAGTCTGTTTGAATTACTAAACATTATATAGAGGTAATTTAGTAATTAAAATATCTTACACACAAATCATATATAGAGGCCTTATAATCTTCTCACACTAAAGTAGGCCCTACATCATGTGTGGGCAACATTTTGTTTAATGTATTTTCGTGGATTTCAAAGGACGTGAAATTCAGTCAGGGGGTCGTGGATGATAGGCTTGGGTGTGTGTGCTATGTAAACAACTCGATGAATGGCTCTATGGAATGCATAGATACATTAATGGAATGTGCTATAATATATGAAATATGGCTACCACAGACACACTTCTGTAGCATACATTATGACATTTTAAATTTAAGTTACAAAAAAATATACTCCGTAGGCCAATTAAAGAAAATGACAGTAAAAAAAAAGAGAACAAGCGCATTTTAGGTTGAAAATGCAGCTATATCTTCTTTGAACTTCAAATTCCATCATACGTAGGATACAACAGTTGTCAACAGCGCATTTATATCCGGTTGGCTTATTCCAGTGTGAATCGTGTAAATCGACCAATGGGTAAAGAAAACACTGGATGTGGGTGGGAGCTGAGTGTGAACGTCATCAATTGACAGCTGGCTGCTCAGACATGAATGTGCCTGCCCAGTAGAGAGAGCTGTAGGTAGCTATTTCCTTTCCATTTCATATCACAGGGGCGGTTAAAGGAAAACCCATCCGTCTGAGCACAGTCGTGCCAGCTTGTGCGAACTGAACCCACACACCTGGCCTGGGCATGGACGAACAGGCAGGGCCCGGCGTGTTctttaacaacaacaacaacaactcggGTTTGCCAGGCGCTGGCAAAGGACCGCAGCAGCCGGGCGACGTCGGTGGCGGAGAGGCGGCCAGGGCTCATTACAACATTCCGGGGATATTGCACTTTCTGCAACACGAATGGGCCCGCTTCGAGGTGGATAGAGCGCAATGGGAGGTGGAGCGAGCCGAATTGCAGGTAAACCACGTCAAAATGCCCTGCTTATTTTTGGTGGGGGGGTTACGGTGTTGAGTCCGCCCTAGGAAGATTGAAATTTGTGTCAGGAAGCTTACTCGCGCGCTACGGTCTTTGTGGCGAGAACTGCTCGAGCTACGTAGCTACTAGAGTGCTCTTGGTCGGATGACGTTTGTCGCTATAGCACAGGTTTCCCAACCTCGGTCATGGGAAACCCTGTGCTAAGTCGGTTGAATAATATAAAAATGATTCTGATGAACAGTGAAGTTGATTCATGCACTCAATAGTCAGTGACATGAGTCTTTATTGTGCCTTACGACTTCTCTTAAATGCCATGTCGTAAATATATCAGAGGTAAGGCTTTTAGCATAATGTGATGTGCAGGCCTTGATTGAGTTGTAGCTTgcagtgtaaaaaaataaatataaacgcaacaatttcaaacaatttactgagttacagttaatataaggaaatcagtcaattgaaataaattcatcaggcactaatctttggatttcacatgactggtaatacagatatgcatctgttggtcacagataccttaaaaacaaaaaggtaggggcgtggatcagaaccagtcagtatgtggtgtgaccatcatttgcctcatgcagtgtgacatctcctttgcatatagttgatcaggctgttgattgtgttgattggcgggaactggaacatactgtcgtacacgtcgacccagagcatctcaaacatgctcaatgggtgacgtttctggtgagtgtgcaggccatggaagaccAGGGACATTTTATagattccaggaattgtgtacagatccttccgACATggccgtgtattatcatgctaaaacatgaggtgatggaggcggatgaatggcatgacattgggcctcaggatctcgtcacggtatctctgtgcattccaattgccataaccccaccgccaccatgggacactgttcacaatgttgacatcaccAAACCACTCGCCatcacgtggtctgcggttgtgaggcctgccaaattctcttaaatgacattggaggaggcttatggtagagaaatgaacattcaattatctggcaacagctctggtggacattcctttagtcagcatgccaatcgcatgctccctcaacttgagacatctgtggcattgtgttgtgacaattgCACATTTTATTGTGacaagtggccttttattgtccccagcacaaggtgcacctgtgtaatgatcatgctgtttaatcagcttcttgatatgccacacctgtcaggtggatggattatcttggcaaaggagaaatgctcactaacagggaggtaaacaattttgtgcacaatttgagagaacatttctgggatcttttatttcagctcatgaaacatgggaccaacacttttcgtgttgcgtttatatttttgttcagtgtatgtgagCGCCTCCAAACATTGCTAACCAAGGGCAGTGCCAAGCTAAGTGCTAGCCTACGCAGCCAATAGTGCGTGGGCGCTAGATCTGCACAATTGTCTAGGCTTGATGTGCATTCCTGATAATACACTTGTGTCCACTGTAGACTGGCTCGTACATAAGGTATCCTCTATTCAGGCTGCGAAGGTATAACTTTCCTACTTAACTAGCTTAAATGGAAAGAAGGTGGGGAATAAACAGGGAAAATATGCATACCTTAGTTATGAAACACAATTTTCCACCAACATTTTTGGATTTTATGACAATTTAGGATGTTGTACACTGTGTTCAGCCAAGGGTGTGCAACATCCAAAATTGTCAAAAAATGGTTCATAAAGAAAGTATGCTTATTTTCCAGTTTTATTCTACCTTCAGGCCATTAAAGCTAGATGATAGTACATTGGCGCTAGATCTGCACAATCGCTGCCTAGGCTAGCTAATTGCGCTCTCCAGAAATGACTCAAGCTTTCTCTGCTGCTCTTACCTATTACATAATTTACAGCACAACTTATGGCTTTTATGATGGTGCATTCATAAATTTCAATaggcattttttaaattttaaaggGCAATGCTTCATCAGATTCTAAATTAATTATGTGTAACTGTACGTGGCATTTGTGCATCATTTACTTTGAGAATGTTCTGCCTCAATCAAAGCAGGCTTTCATTTCTTTCTTATTGTGCCTTTATGAAGAAGAGCGAATAGGCCTAGATGTCGAAGTTGTATTATCGGTATTGCAGATACCCGGCTGATTCTGGAGTAGGTTTTTTAAATTTTCCTTCCCATTTACTTCAAGTGCTTATCAGTAGTAGAGGGAGCTCATTGGCAAGCGACAAATGAGTGTCAGAACTGCTCAACTGGCATTGAGCAGAAACCAATTTCATATCTTAATGCATTTGTTCTGCTACCATTCCATTATATAGTGTAGTAGCGACCCTGCATTCCATTAAAGTCTTAGCTGAGCAAATGTAAAAATCTAATAGAcaggatatacagtgcctttggaaggtattcacaccccttgaccttttccgcATGTTGTTGCAGCCTGATTTttaaagtggaattttgttttcagacatttttacaaaaatgtaattaataaaaaatgaaacacggaaatgtcttgagtcaataagtattcaacccctttgttatggcaagcctaaatgtGTTCAGGTCAaaagaaatgtgcttaacaagtacCCTAATAAGTTGCATGTACTCACTTTGTAcaataatatactgaacaaaaatgtaaacgtaacatgcaacaattacaaagattttgctgagttacagttcagacAAGGAAAACAtgtcatttgaaataaattcattaggccctaatctatggatttcacatgactgtgtgggcctgggagggcataggcccacccactggggagccaggcttagccaatcagaattcgtttttcccccacaaaagggctttattacagacagaaagacTCCTCGGCaccaaatgctcactaacaggaatgtaaacaaatttgtgcagaacatttgagagaaataagcttttagttcgtatggaacatttctgggatcttttatttcggctcgtgaaacatgggaccagcactttacatgtttttgttcagtgtagttcgtAACACTTATTTGAATGATTATCCAATCTCTGGTTTTACCCAacgcatacaattatctgtaaggtccctcagttgagtagTGAATTTcgagcacagattcaaccacaaagaccagggagcttttcaaatgcctcgcaaagaagggcacttattggtagattagtaacaaacaaaaaaaagcagacactgaatatctctTTCAGCAAGGTGAagatattaattacactttggatggtgtctcaatacacccagtcactacaaagatacaggtgtacTTCCTAACTCAGTTCCCAGAGAGGACGGAACcacttagggatttcaccatgaggccaatggtgactttaaaacagttacagagtttcatGGCTGTGATAGgtgaaaactgagaatggatcaacaacattgtagttactgcacaatactaacctaaatgacaaagtgaaaagaaggaagtcagtacagaataaaaaattgtccaaaacatgcgtcctgtttgcaataaagcactaaagtaatactgcaacaaatgTTGCAAAGAAACTCActttttttcctgaatacaaagctgAGTACCACTCggtcatattttcaagcatggtgttggctgcatcatgttatggatatgctcaTCACCTGAAGGACTAGGGTGTTTTTTTGGATAAAAAGAAACCCGAATAGAGTTAAgcacaaaatcctagaggaaaacctggttcagactgctttccaacagacactgggagacaaattcacctttcagcaggataatactctaaaacacaaggccatatctacactggagttgcttacaaagatgatattgaatgttcttgagtggcctagttacagttttgatttaaatcagcttgtaaatctatggcaagtcTTGGTCAACAACCAATGACAGAGCAAGAGTTGACAAAATAATAATTGGCAAATATTGtaaaatccaggtgtgcaaagctcatagacccaaaaagactcacagctgtaatcgctgccaaaagtgattctaacatgtgggggggggggggggggttgaatacttatctaatcaagatatattagtgttctATTTTTCATTGGTATTTAAATAATATTTTGAAATGTTCTTTCTcattgacagagtattttgtgtagaccgtaaatattttattttttataataaaaaaagaCAATGAAATTAGTCCCAATTTCTAAAACGactaaatgtggaaaa
Coding sequences within:
- the LOC120033007 gene encoding microtubule-associated proteins 1A/1B light chain 3C-like, with the translated sequence MMPPFEKPQHPKSFKQRKSFATRKQEVAGIRTKFPTKIPVIIERYQREKYLPPLDKTKFLVPQELSMTQFVTIIRNRMSLMQSQAFYLLINNSGLASMSLTMAQVYKDHKDDDGFLYMTYASQEMFGNCVEIHEESLPIAGNL